The following are encoded together in the Arcobacter aquimarinus genome:
- a CDS encoding fatty acid cis/trans isomerase, with translation MKIKHILFFLITFLFTACSIKPLEPVQFETVNKEISFIKDIKPILDNRCVSCHSCYNSPCQLKLSSFEGIERGGSKADIYANRLRADNPTRLFIDATSEKEWREKGFFSVVDFLEDSNESIMMQYLFQKQTNPLNIGEYSPETDKLSCVKNKDELAKYFDENPHKGMPYGFPALKKEEYNLLMTWLKQGAIDDTKKDEITNFEKKQIKKFEEFLNNKNIKHQVTSRYIYEHLFLAHISFDEKSGNFFELIRSTTPTNQEPKIIATRFPYDKVEEPFYYRFKKIESTIVHKTHMVYKLDDKKLERYNELFIKAIWDQKPYLPPYDSKISANALRTFEQIPASSRYQFLLDDIHYIIMTFIRGPVCKGQIALNVIQDHFWVMFMDPKYDLSLQDKYFLHNNIPNLSIPNEYGEDPSLYKTFKALDNYELAKKYHKNRGSIYNQHYPNGLNIDAIWKGNKKEQNDSILTIYRHFDSASVHKGALGDIPKTLWVIDFPLLERIYYSLVAGFDIFGNTAHQLLVRTHMDRLRIEGESNFLEFLPKDSRINYFNSWYIGWLAQYLTVYTPSNNNVNIKYETKDFKKEFVNKVLNYTNNKRDSINFIEDDYKRSEIKEFYNTKQEIEESFKTLTLPNSSELIKHFNGEKSNVAFIKIELNSGQNLVYSMVVNRWHNNVALLFDEKSRLDPTKDRINFVEGFIGSYPNLFMVVKQNDLDEFFNLLQNYNSSEDDKKILKYAINRANPNFWEVFDWFDKEFKKYDFLEYGLFDLNRYLSQAINE, from the coding sequence ATGAAAATCAAACATATACTATTTTTTTTAATTACTTTTTTATTTACAGCTTGTTCAATTAAACCACTTGAACCCGTACAATTTGAAACAGTAAATAAAGAAATATCATTTATAAAAGATATAAAACCAATATTAGATAATCGATGTGTTTCTTGTCATTCGTGCTATAACTCACCTTGTCAATTAAAACTCTCTTCTTTTGAAGGGATAGAAAGAGGAGGCTCAAAAGCTGATATTTATGCAAATAGATTAAGAGCTGATAATCCTACAAGATTATTTATTGATGCAACAAGTGAAAAAGAGTGGAGAGAAAAAGGATTTTTTTCTGTTGTTGATTTTTTAGAAGATTCAAATGAATCTATTATGATGCAATATCTTTTCCAAAAACAAACAAATCCTTTAAATATTGGAGAATATTCTCCTGAAACTGATAAGTTAAGCTGTGTAAAAAATAAAGATGAATTAGCAAAATATTTTGATGAAAATCCTCATAAAGGAATGCCCTATGGATTTCCAGCACTTAAAAAAGAAGAATACAATCTTTTAATGACTTGGTTAAAACAAGGTGCTATAGATGATACAAAAAAAGATGAAATAACTAATTTCGAAAAAAAACAAATTAAAAAATTCGAGGAATTTCTTAATAACAAAAATATAAAACATCAAGTAACTTCAAGATATATCTATGAGCATCTGTTTCTAGCACATATATCTTTTGATGAAAAAAGTGGAAATTTTTTTGAACTAATTCGTTCAACTACTCCAACAAATCAAGAACCTAAAATCATAGCAACTAGATTTCCTTATGATAAAGTAGAAGAACCTTTTTATTATAGATTTAAAAAAATAGAATCAACAATTGTTCATAAAACACATATGGTTTATAAATTAGATGATAAAAAATTGGAAAGATATAATGAACTTTTTATTAAAGCAATTTGGGATCAAAAACCATATTTACCTCCATACGATAGTAAAATTTCTGCAAATGCTTTAAGAACTTTTGAACAAATTCCAGCAAGTAGCAGATACCAATTTTTACTTGATGATATTCACTATATTATTATGACTTTTATTAGAGGACCTGTTTGTAAAGGGCAAATTGCATTAAATGTTATTCAAGATCATTTTTGGGTTATGTTTATGGATCCAAAATATGATTTAAGTCTGCAAGATAAATATTTTTTACATAATAATATTCCAAATTTATCAATCCCAAATGAGTATGGAGAAGATCCTAGTTTATACAAAACTTTTAAAGCTTTAGATAATTATGAGTTAGCTAAAAAATACCACAAAAATAGAGGTTCAATTTATAATCAACATTATCCTAATGGATTAAATATTGATGCTATTTGGAAAGGAAATAAAAAAGAACAAAATGATTCTATTTTGACAATTTATAGACATTTTGACTCTGCATCAGTTCATAAAGGTGCTTTAGGGGATATTCCTAAGACTTTATGGGTTATTGATTTTCCACTATTAGAAAGAATTTATTATTCATTAGTTGCAGGTTTTGATATATTTGGAAATACAGCTCATCAGCTTTTGGTGCGAACTCATATGGATAGATTAAGAATTGAAGGAGAGAGTAATTTCTTAGAATTTCTACCAAAAGATTCAAGAATTAATTATTTTAATTCTTGGTATATTGGTTGGTTAGCTCAATATTTAACAGTTTATACACCTTCAAATAATAATGTTAATATAAAATATGAAACTAAAGATTTTAAAAAAGAGTTTGTAAACAAAGTTTTAAATTATACAAATAATAAAAGAGATTCAATAAATTTTATCGAAGATGATTATAAAAGAAGTGAAATAAAAGAATTTTATAATACAAAACAAGAAATTGAAGAGAGTTTTAAAACTCTAACTTTACCAAATAGTTCTGAGTTAATAAAACATTTTAATGGTGAAAAATCAAATGTAGCATTTATTAAAATAGAGTTAAATTCAGGTCAAAATCTAGTTTATTCAATGGTAGTAAATAGATGGCATAATAATGTAGCCCTACTTTTTGATGAAAAATCAAGACTTGACCCAACGAAAGATAGAATAAATTTTGTTGAAGGGTTTATAGGCTCTTATCCAAATCTTTTTATGGTTGTAAAACAAAATGACTTAGATGAATTTTTTAATTTACTACAAAATTACAACTCAAGTGAAGATGATAAAAAAATACTAAAATATGCTATTAATAGGGCTAATCCAAACTTTTGGGAAGTTTTTGATTGGTTCGATAAAGAATTTAAAAAGTATGATTTTTTAGAATATGGATTATTTGATTTAAATAGATATCTAAGTCAAGCTATTAATGAATAA
- a CDS encoding aspartate carbamoyltransferase catalytic subunit, with translation MQHLIRTSDFTKEEILDIFDDARGFLDFKPCDILKGKIIVTLFFENSTRTRSSFEIAAKRLGAEVVNLDVGTSSQKKGETMYDTVANINAMKPDAIIIRHSECGLPESLIGYVDCPIINAGDGRHSHPTQAFLDLFTIYEYFDGETEGKKIAIVGDVRNSRVAGSNRRLLPRFGIDVNLVAPDCFKYEGDEFKQFNTVGEVIDDMDIVMSLRSQLERHNITYFESLQEYARDFCITSELMDRKEFLLLHPGPVNRNIDISDDALKHPRCKVLEQVTNGVAIRAAILKKLILK, from the coding sequence ATGCAACACTTGATTAGAACTTCCGATTTTACAAAAGAAGAGATTTTAGATATTTTTGATGATGCTAGAGGTTTTTTAGATTTTAAACCTTGTGATATTTTAAAAGGTAAAATTATTGTTACTTTGTTTTTTGAAAACTCTACAAGAACTAGAAGCTCATTTGAAATTGCTGCAAAAAGGTTAGGAGCAGAGGTTGTAAATCTTGATGTTGGAACATCTTCACAAAAAAAAGGTGAGACGATGTATGATACAGTTGCAAATATAAATGCAATGAAACCTGATGCAATTATTATTAGACATAGTGAATGTGGTTTACCTGAAAGTTTAATAGGATATGTTGATTGTCCAATTATAAATGCAGGTGATGGAAGACATTCTCATCCTACTCAAGCTTTTCTTGATTTGTTTACAATTTATGAATACTTTGATGGAGAAACTGAAGGTAAAAAAATTGCTATTGTTGGAGATGTTAGAAATTCAAGGGTTGCAGGAAGTAATAGAAGATTACTTCCTAGATTTGGAATAGATGTAAATTTAGTTGCTCCTGATTGTTTTAAATATGAAGGAGATGAATTTAAACAGTTTAATACTGTTGGTGAAGTAATAGATGATATGGATATTGTAATGAGTTTAAGAAGTCAGTTGGAAAGACATAACATTACATATTTTGAATCTTTACAAGAATATGCAAGAGATTTTTGTATAACTTCTGAATTGATGGATAGAAAAGAGTTTTTACTTTTACATCCAGGTCCAGTGAATAGAAATATAGATATTTCAGATGATGCTTTAAAACATCCAAGATGTAAAGTTCTTGAGCAAGTTACAAATGGTGTTGCTATTCGTGCTGCTATTCTTAAAAAATTAATACTAAAATAA